In the Caenorhabditis elegans chromosome X genome, one interval contains:
- the K01A12.2 gene encoding uncharacterized protein (Confirmed by transcript evidence) yields MGACSSCLRLLLDAESDVKIHVIEPTSINNGEGSSVVHRDATAPPTPPVVPTSTLQVPGLQRARTPEPNDPRVANL; encoded by the exons ATGGGAGCGTGCTCATCGTGCTTGCGTCTTCTGCTCGACGCCGAATCCGACGTCAAAATCCATG ttATCGAACCAACTTCGATCAACAATGGAGAGGGCTCATCAGTAGTCCATCGCGACGCAACAGCACCACCAACGCCACCCGTTGTGCCAACCTCAACGTTACAAGTTCCAGGCCTCCAGAGAGCGCGCACACCGGAACCCAATGATC cacgTGTGGCCAACCTGTAA
- the K01A12.3 gene encoding putative G-protein coupled receptor K01A12.3 (Confirmed by transcript evidence) — translation MESVTRHRADMISFFTFDSYISIVGVAYTAVGLLGVFCNVTTVIMILTNRVFRLSAYTIMANVALADSIVMLIAGVACGMDVMWPNPNDLTSFIPSLEEPYQKIAPVSLRNDSKTDSSAAGFETGNIHAVLSFSFVAAWTAGVISYAMLGTNRCIAICYYGTKARALNQVSVAVACSASTWIVGIAAALVGTLSQPMIGIQRTMWSISFLEPRPHTTLFFTLLCAANLLGLGAQWVCSTLVLLKIRQVKKKISKNKLNQNSANRFRKQVILALNEIIVTGNFKARLTFQFFYPSILCTISTFLFFIKPYAFEYLSGWQLVILHLLWLCNHTCNPFIYAYFNDRMRLTYKEILTCAAIRYQIRKRRSSHPFRMHGRHNVSKRSNAAGMKSTRISARSGRTNRDGNFVRNSLQMQSRDFEQLCEFIMRVNPLYDSSEGWRESSDDEPFQPEFTKELESAHNQGGSSRFDSEREAKSIVLDLGRQTVEHWVKFAKKASI, via the exons ATGGAGTCGGTTACTAGACATCGGGCCGATATGATCTCGTTTTTCACATTCGACTCATACATCTCAATTGTCGGTGTGGCATACACAGCTGTTG GTCTCTTGGGAGTCTTCTGCAATGTAACAACGGTTATCATGATTCTGACCAACCGAGTGTTTCGCCTTTCCGCATACACAATAATGGCAAATGTAGCACTGGCAGACAGTATTGTCATGTTAATTG ctgGTGTAGCATGCGGGATGGATGTTATGTGGCCAAATCCAAATGATCTCACGTCATTCATTCCCAGTCTTGAAGAACCATACCAGAag ATTGCCCCTGTGTCGCTCCGAAACGACTCAAAAACAGATTCATCAGCAGCTGGTTTCGAGACTGGAAATATTCACGCGGTGCTCTCGTTTTCATTTGTCGCTGCATGGACAGCTGGAGTG atcagCTACGCAATGCTAGGAACGAACCGATGCATTGCAATATGTTATTATGGAACTAAAGCAAGAGCACTCAATCAAGTATCAGTTGCTGTTGCTTGTTCTGCAAGTACATGGATAGTCGGAATTGCAGCGGCACTTGTTGGAACACTGTCCCAGCCAATGATTGGAATACAGAGAACTATGTGGAGTATCAGTTTTTTAGAACCAAGACCTCACACGA CCCTGTTTTTCACACTTCTTTGCGCTGCAAATCTGCTCGGTCTTGGAGCTCAATGGGTGTGCTCAACTTtggttttgctgaaaattcgtcaagtaaaaaagaaaatcagcaaaaacaAACTTAATCAAAACTCAGCAAACAGATTCAGGAAACAGGTAATTTTAGCGCTCAATGAAATAATTGTAACTGGCAATTTCAAGGCTCGACTGACGTTTCAATTCTTCTACCCATCAATTTTGTGCACAATTTCTacatttctctttttcatcAAACCATATGCATTTGAATATCTTTCCGGGTGGCAATTAGTTATTCTTCATCTC ttatggTTGTGCAATCATACCTGTAACCCATTTATTTATGCATATTTCAATGACAGAATGCGCTTGACATACAAAGAAATCTTAACATGTGCGGCGATTCGATATCAAATCAGAAAACGAAGATCGAGTCACCCCTTCAGAATGCATGGGCGACATAATGTTTCTAA acgaTCCAACGCAGCTGGAATGAAATCGACGCGAATATCAGCTCGATCGGGCCGTACAAACAGGGACGGTAATTTTGTGCGCAATTCACTGCAAATGCAG AGTCGAGACTTTGAGCAGCTATGCGAGTTCATAATGAGAGTCAACCCATTGTACGATTCCAGTGAGGGATGGAGGGAAAGTAGCGATGATGAACCATTCCAGCCAGAG ttcaCAAAAGAATTGGAATCTGCTCACAATCAAGGTGGATCATCCCGATTTGACAGCGAACGAGAGGCGAAATCTATCGTGCTAGATTTGGGGCGGCAAACAGTTGAGCATTGGgtgaaatttgccaaaaaagcgagcatttaa